One window of the Lemur catta isolate mLemCat1 chromosome 6, mLemCat1.pri, whole genome shotgun sequence genome contains the following:
- the NOPCHAP1 gene encoding NOP protein chaperone 1 isoform X1 produces the protein MEVHGESPASPSCASSARVCSGVPVSKELLTAGCDVRGGIWDRLLINSQPNSRKTSTLQTVRIERSPLLDKIQTFLPQMAKANEKLRKEMAAAPPGHFNIENIDGTLGKVIQMLSPHPEPSLMAFYDLFPACFYFYHPSSCSDVALFEMNQSDSKEEDSSEESSQDSSENSSESEDEEDSISHEVTIDNIKLPNSEDGKGKIEVLDSPASKKKK, from the exons ATGGAGGTCCACGGCGAGTCTCCGGCGAGCCCGAGCTGTGCCTCGTCTGCCCGGGTCTGCTCGGGGGTGCCAGTGTCCAAGGAACTGCTGACGGCGGGGTGTGACGTCCGCGGAG GTATATGGGACAGGTTGCTCATCAACTCCCAGCCTAATTCCAGAAAAACCTCTACTCTTCAAACAGTTCGGATAGAGAGGAGTCCCT TATTGGACAAAATACAGACTTTTCTCCCACAGATggcaaaagcaaatgaaaagctaagaaaagaaaTGGCAGCTGCACCACCTGGTcatttcaatattgaaaatattGATGGGACTCTTGGAAAAGTTATACAAATG tTGTCACCTCATCCAGAGCCTTCCCTCATGGCCTTTTATGATCTTTTtcctgcttgtttttatttttaccaccCTTCATCATGCtct GATGTGGCCTTGTTTGAGATGAATCAGTCAGATTCAAAAGAAGAGGACAGTTCGGAAGAGAGTTCACAAGACAGTTCAGAGAACAGTTCAGAATCTGAGGATGAAGAAGACAGCATCTCTCATGAAGTCACCATAGATAACATTAAGCTTCCTAATTCTGAAGATGGAAAAGGCAAGATTGAAGTTTTGGACAGTCCagcaagtaaaaaaaagaaatag
- the NOPCHAP1 gene encoding NOP protein chaperone 1 isoform X2, producing MEVHGESPASPSCASSARVCSGVPVSKELLTAGCDVRGGIWDRLLINSQPNSRKTSTLQTVRIERSPLLDKIQTFLPQMAKANEKLRKEMAAAPPGHFNIENIDGTLGKVIQMDVALFEMNQSDSKEEDSSEESSQDSSENSSESEDEEDSISHEVTIDNIKLPNSEDGKGKIEVLDSPASKKKK from the exons ATGGAGGTCCACGGCGAGTCTCCGGCGAGCCCGAGCTGTGCCTCGTCTGCCCGGGTCTGCTCGGGGGTGCCAGTGTCCAAGGAACTGCTGACGGCGGGGTGTGACGTCCGCGGAG GTATATGGGACAGGTTGCTCATCAACTCCCAGCCTAATTCCAGAAAAACCTCTACTCTTCAAACAGTTCGGATAGAGAGGAGTCCCT TATTGGACAAAATACAGACTTTTCTCCCACAGATggcaaaagcaaatgaaaagctaagaaaagaaaTGGCAGCTGCACCACCTGGTcatttcaatattgaaaatattGATGGGACTCTTGGAAAAGTTATACAAATG GATGTGGCCTTGTTTGAGATGAATCAGTCAGATTCAAAAGAAGAGGACAGTTCGGAAGAGAGTTCACAAGACAGTTCAGAGAACAGTTCAGAATCTGAGGATGAAGAAGACAGCATCTCTCATGAAGTCACCATAGATAACATTAAGCTTCCTAATTCTGAAGATGGAAAAGGCAAGATTGAAGTTTTGGACAGTCCagcaagtaaaaaaaagaaatag